Proteins encoded together in one Oenanthe melanoleuca isolate GR-GAL-2019-014 chromosome 7, OMel1.0, whole genome shotgun sequence window:
- the RPRM gene encoding protein reprimo — translation PGRSGAGGAALPARRLRGARGQRRAARLSSPGLGTAPPGPAGLAWARHGSARPGSGRLHAAAAAAELPGGTSGSSAGLPAGMNGSLGAPGGMNGSLGAPAALNGSSAAGLLAGAAGAALELELERALRCCTAASVVTDGSGAEGDERSLYIMRVVQIAVMCVLALTVVFGIFFLGCNLLIKSEGMINFLVKDRRPSKEVEAVVVGPY, via the coding sequence ccggggcggagcggagcgggcggTGCCGCGCTGCCCGCAcggcggctccgcggggctCGGGGGCAGCGCCGAGCGGCCAGGCTGAGCTCGCCTGGGCTCGGCACGGCTCCGCCCGGCCCTGCTGGGCTCGCCTGGGCTCGGCACggctccgcccggcccggctcgggCCGCCTGCatgcggcggcggcggcggcggagctgCCGGGCGGGACGAGCGGCTCCTCGGCGGGGCTGCCGGCGGGGATGAACGGCTCGCTGGGGGCTCCGGGAGGGATGAACGGCTCGCTGGGGGCTCCGGCGGCGCTGAACGGCTCCTCGGCCGCGGGGCTGCtggcgggggcggcgggcgcggcgctggagctggagctggagcgGGCGCTGCGCTGCTGCACCGCCGCCTCCGTGGTGACCGACGGCAGCGGCGCCGAGGGCGACGAGCGCAGCCTGTACATCATGCGGGTGGTGCAGATCGCCGTCATGTGCGTGCTGGCCCTCACCGTGGTGTTCGGCATCTTCTTCCTCGGCTGCAACCTCCTCATCAAGTCCGAGGGCATGATCAACTTTCTGGTCAAGGACCGCCGCCCGTCCAAGGAGGTGGAGGCGGTGGTGGTGGGGCCGTACTGA